A genomic region of Ewingella sp. CoE-038-23 contains the following coding sequences:
- the exoX gene encoding exodeoxyribonuclease X, protein MTTFRVIDTETTSLEGEVVEIASVDIVNGQICNPLSDFVKPSERISFEAMALHHITEKMVADAPPLSAVIDKYLGADIYVAHNAAFDREMLPMIMAPWVCTLKLARKLWPEEPSHDNQYLRYRFGLEPDVPEGLYAHRALYDCYVTATTLLYMNSLAKWKISEMRDITNSPSLLHIMKFGKYKNKTFADIAAKDSSYFRWCLSNLELNEDQQFTMRHHMGAMF, encoded by the coding sequence ATGACTACCTTTCGTGTCATTGATACCGAGACGACATCCCTTGAGGGCGAGGTTGTAGAGATCGCCAGCGTGGATATCGTCAACGGTCAAATCTGCAACCCGCTGAGCGACTTCGTAAAGCCTTCTGAGCGCATCAGCTTTGAAGCCATGGCGCTGCACCATATTACCGAGAAAATGGTCGCAGACGCCCCGCCGCTCAGCGCAGTGATTGATAAGTACCTCGGCGCTGACATCTACGTGGCGCACAACGCCGCCTTCGACCGCGAGATGCTGCCAATGATTATGGCGCCATGGGTTTGCACGCTGAAACTGGCGCGCAAGCTCTGGCCGGAAGAGCCATCCCACGACAACCAGTATCTCCGGTACCGGTTCGGCTTAGAGCCGGACGTACCAGAAGGACTTTATGCGCACCGCGCTCTTTATGACTGCTACGTTACGGCTACCACCCTGCTTTACATGAACAGCCTAGCGAAGTGGAAAATCTCCGAGATGCGGGATATCACGAACAGCCCTTCTCTGCTGCACATCATGAAATTCGGTAAATACAAAAATAAGACCTTTGCTGATATCGCTGCGAAGGACTCGAGCTATTTCCGCTGGTGTTTATCAAATCTGGAACTCAATGAGGACCAGCAATTTACGATGCGCCACCACATGGGAGCGATGTTCTGA
- a CDS encoding AAA family ATPase — protein MGTPVLILGDSGAGKSYSLRNFDPEECLLIQCIPKLLPFRSKGWRINGQPDSDGVPQRGNVFRTDDWNDVQDKIQRMVLSKTRKVLIIDDFQVVMQHENMMRAYQTGYTKFTEMADHVWRIITAATQLPDDVRVYFLAHTEESEGKIRMKTAGKMLNEKLTPEGYFSIVLRAIKKDGKHVFLIKGDDNDTAKAPPDLFPDLSEMDNDLKAVDVAICDFMSDSLGATI, from the coding sequence ATGGGTACTCCAGTACTAATCCTCGGCGACTCAGGCGCGGGCAAGTCCTACAGCCTGCGAAACTTTGATCCGGAAGAATGCCTGTTAATCCAGTGCATACCCAAGCTGCTGCCGTTTCGCTCTAAGGGATGGCGTATCAACGGCCAGCCTGATAGCGATGGCGTGCCTCAGCGCGGGAATGTATTCAGAACCGACGACTGGAACGATGTGCAGGACAAGATCCAGCGCATGGTTCTCTCGAAAACTCGCAAGGTGCTCATCATCGATGACTTTCAGGTCGTCATGCAACACGAAAACATGATGCGCGCCTACCAGACTGGCTACACCAAATTCACTGAGATGGCGGATCACGTCTGGCGAATAATCACGGCAGCCACGCAGCTGCCGGATGACGTGCGGGTTTACTTTCTGGCTCACACGGAAGAGAGCGAAGGCAAAATCCGCATGAAGACCGCCGGGAAGATGCTCAACGAAAAGCTGACGCCGGAGGGTTACTTCTCAATCGTTCTGCGCGCCATCAAGAAGGACGGCAAGCACGTCTTTCTAATCAAGGGTGACGACAACGACACCGCCAAGGCACCACCCGACTTATTCCCTGATCTGTCCGAAATGGACAATGACCTCAAAGCTGTGGACGTCGCGATCTGCGACTTCATGTCTGATTCTTTAGGAGCAACAATCTGA
- a CDS encoding DUF4406 domain-containing protein — translation MKIYIAGPMTGLPQFNRPAFLQAALNLSFQKHTPLNPAMLPDGMTEADYMAIGLTMLQRADAIYLLNGWKFSAGARAEHALAMKLGLQVIEQKEEHLSAGRKG, via the coding sequence ATGAAAATTTACATTGCCGGGCCGATGACAGGCTTGCCGCAGTTCAACCGACCAGCCTTCCTCCAAGCCGCACTTAATTTGTCATTCCAGAAACATACCCCGCTGAATCCGGCGATGCTACCGGATGGTATGACCGAAGCCGATTACATGGCTATCGGCTTAACCATGCTTCAGCGCGCCGATGCCATCTACCTACTGAACGGCTGGAAGTTCAGCGCAGGCGCCAGAGCTGAACACGCGCTGGCGATGAAATTGGGTTTACAGGTAATCGAGCAGAAGGAAGAACACTTGAGCGCAGGGAGGAAGGGGTGA
- a CDS encoding DUF4060 family protein encodes MRHIIRGQPTPAERRAAQAALHCHQQKYGEYARRKNSETYRVEVDHQIISVEVMNRKASYVATVMNHHRSLSKICGVPA; translated from the coding sequence ATGCGACACATCATTCGCGGACAGCCGACGCCAGCAGAACGGCGCGCAGCTCAGGCAGCCTTGCACTGCCACCAGCAGAAATATGGTGAATATGCCCGGCGCAAGAACAGCGAAACCTATCGCGTGGAAGTCGATCACCAAATCATTTCAGTCGAGGTGATGAACCGTAAAGCGTCATACGTGGCTACGGTCATGAATCACCATCGCTCACTATCAAAAATATGCGGGGTACCGGCCTGA
- a CDS encoding MT-A70 family methyltransferase codes for MYQLIYADPPWRYDNAISNGAAGNHYSTMTLTDLMRLPIWSIAAENAVLAMWYTGTHNAEAVKLAEAWGFQVRTMKGFTWVKLNQLAEQHINKALAAGQVEDFYDFLELLNTQTRMNGGNYTRANSEDLLIAVRGTGLERASASVKQAFYSPLSEHSEKPAEVRFRLEQLYGDVARIELFSRGDAPGWHHWGNECPFPDVELIPASSRPLPNSRISLVKAQAGHYQAVQSGTLRQVQQHQIDPDILPETTNNVWPAEVHQLFDQVTESSSLDAHLQNKLRHHINRLKIDGLSMAQIVQTAGTLARAMGARS; via the coding sequence ATGTATCAACTCATTTATGCAGACCCGCCGTGGCGCTATGACAACGCGATCAGCAACGGTGCGGCGGGGAATCATTACAGCACCATGACCTTAACCGACTTAATGCGGCTGCCGATCTGGTCCATCGCTGCCGAAAATGCCGTGCTGGCAATGTGGTACACCGGCACCCACAACGCCGAGGCGGTAAAGCTAGCTGAAGCATGGGGCTTTCAGGTCCGCACTATGAAGGGATTCACTTGGGTGAAGCTAAATCAACTGGCGGAGCAGCATATCAATAAAGCGCTGGCCGCCGGACAGGTCGAAGATTTTTATGACTTCCTAGAGCTGCTGAATACCCAAACGCGCATGAACGGCGGGAACTACACCCGCGCCAACAGCGAGGATCTGCTGATTGCCGTGCGCGGCACGGGATTGGAGCGTGCCAGCGCCAGCGTCAAGCAAGCCTTTTACTCTCCCCTCAGCGAGCATAGCGAAAAACCTGCTGAGGTGCGTTTTCGTCTTGAGCAACTGTATGGCGACGTGGCCCGCATTGAGCTGTTCAGCCGCGGCGATGCGCCGGGCTGGCACCACTGGGGCAACGAATGCCCATTCCCCGACGTGGAGCTGATACCAGCAAGCTCTCGGCCCCTGCCAAACTCTCGCATTTCGTTGGTTAAGGCGCAGGCCGGACATTATCAGGCTGTACAGTCCGGCACACTACGACAAGTCCAGCAGCACCAAATCGACCCTGATATTTTACCGGAAACGACAAACAACGTTTGGCCTGCCGAGGTCCATCAGCTATTTGACCAAGTTACCGAGTCCTCAAGTCTTGACGCGCACCTACAGAACAAGCTGCGCCACCACATCAACCGTTTAAAAATCGATGGCCTATCAATGGCCCAAATCGTTCAAACCGCTGGAACGCTGGCGCGCGCAATGGGAGCGAGATCATGA